The Bdellovibrionales bacterium genome segment AGAGAATTCTTCAAGAGTTCTGCGAGACAGGACCGCTCATCCGCCTCATCGACGATCAAACCGTGACGGAGATTCTAATTAATGGACAAAGAGAAATTTGGTATGAGAAAGCGGGAAAGCTGGAGCGATTGCCTGACAATTTTTTTTCGGCCTTCACTTATGAAAACTTTGTTCAAAAGGTATTTTGTGAGTCAGGATCCCACATTGATTTAAGGCGGCCCGCCGTCGATGGAAATTGGCTGGGGTTTCGTTTTCATGCCATCGGCGTTCCCCTCTCTCTCAATGGCACGATCCTAAGCCTGCGTCGGCATCCCGAAAATCCATGGACAATTGATGAACTCTGCCAAGCAGAATGGGCGAGCAGGGATATTTGTCGTAGGCTTGAGTCCCTTGTGACCGACAACGAATCCTTGCTCATCGCGGGAACAACCGGAAGCGGCAAGACGTCCATTCTCAGCGCCTGTCTTCAAAATCTTCGCGCAAATGAGAGAGCGATCATCTTGGAGGACACAAAGGAAATCGCATTGCCCAACCAAGTTTCTCTGCGTCTTTTGACGAGAAGTGAGGCCCGGTCAGAACTCCCTGATTATAGCCTTTCGGATCTTGT includes the following:
- a CDS encoding CpaF family protein, giving the protein MNDELLEICQFIEDKIARAPGINFRSLDDDGGHGNSHHILKLLQNHTRSISSCDQQRILQEFCETGPLIRLIDDQTVTEILINGQREIWYEKAGKLERLPDNFFSAFTYENFVQKVFCESGSHIDLRRPAVDGNWLGFRFHAIGVPLSLNGTILSLRRHPENPWTIDELCQAEWASRDICRRLESLVTDNESLLIAGTTGSGKTSILSACLQNLRANERAIILEDTKEIALPNQVSLRLLTRSEARSELPDYSLSDLVRQSLRMRPDRLVMGEIRGPEAKDLLLSLSTGHKGAMATIHARSPHEALMRLEILIQLGAPMWRTETVRKLIFHGIQYIILTQRENHRRRFAGAYRISSLESSGFLLDREF